The following nucleotide sequence is from Rhizobium etli CFN 42.
TTGGTCGTGCCGAGGAGATCGAGCGGCGTCTCGCCGAAGGTCAGGCCGTGGTTGAACTGAACGCGTCGTCAATCGAGCCGTCCTTCGTTCAGGATCGCATGCAAGGTGATATCGAAGGACTTCTTGCATCCATCCGCGAGCAAGGACAGCAGGTCCCAATCCTTGTGAGACCTCATCCCGTTAAACCCGCGCACTACCAAGTTGCCTTTGGACACCGCCGGCTGCGCGCCGTTTCGGAGCTAGGACTGCCGGTCAAGGCGGTTGTTCGAGACTTGACGGACGAGCAGTTGGTTGTCGCACAGGGTCAGGAAAACAATGAGCGCGAAGACCTCACCTTCATCGAAAAGGCACGTTTCGCACACAAGCTAAACAAGCAGTTTCCACGAGAAATCGTCATCGCGGCTATGTCAATCGATAAAAGCAACTTGTCGAAGATGCTCCTGCTTGTTGACGCCCTCCCCTCTGAATTGATCGATGCCATCGGCGCCGCTCCAGGCGTTGGACGCCCAAGTTGGCAGCAATTGGCAGAGCTGGTTGAGAAAGCATCGCCTCCGGCAGGCGCTGCGAAATATGCTGCCTCGGAGGAGGTGCAGGCGCTGCCGTCGTCGGAACGGTTCAAGGCAGTGATCGACCATCTGAAACCGCGTCGGACTGCGCGCGGGTTGCCAGACGTCCTGTCGACCCCCGATGGCGACAGGCTTGCGCAGGTCACGCAGAGCAAGAGCAAGCTAGAAATTACCATTGACAGGAAAGCCACGCCGGATTTCGCGGCTTTCGTACTCGAGCATTTGCCGGCGCTTTACCAGGAGCATCGCGCAAAGCATCAACGGAAACAGGGAGTGTAACCCGCAAAAGAAAAGAGCTCCCTCAACGTCGCCGTCGTGGAAGCCCTTCTGTCTCTGTAGCAAGAACAGAATCGCATTTCCTCGAATCCTCGTCAAGAGTCTTTGGCGCCGTTTTGGTGAGCGAATTTCCTTTGCCTGCTGAAAGGTGAGAGACAATGCAGTCGGGGAATGTAGCGACGCCGTTCGGGCGGCGGCCAATGACGCTTGCGCTCGTGCGGCGCCAGGCGGCAATGGAAATCAAGCATGGAAAAGCTGCCGATAAGTGGAAAGTGTTGAGAGACGCTTCCGCCGCGATGGAACTGCTCAAGATCCAGTCGAACAGTCTGGCTGTTCTTGACGCACTTTTGAGTTTTTATCCTGACAATGAGTTGCGTCAGGATGCACAATTGATTGTCTTCCCCTCGAATGCCCAACTGGCGCTTCGGGCGCATGCAATGGCGGGCGCAACGTTGCGGCGGCATATTGCCATTCTGGTGGAGTCGGG
It contains:
- the repB gene encoding plasmid partitioning protein RepB, giving the protein MSRKHLLDVTTDAPDSSSAAEHRAAKTRSMPLLGVTRKERDPATKLTANIGNALREQNDRLGRAEEIERRLAEGQAVVELNASSIEPSFVQDRMQGDIEGLLASIREQGQQVPILVRPHPVKPAHYQVAFGHRRLRAVSELGLPVKAVVRDLTDEQLVVAQGQENNEREDLTFIEKARFAHKLNKQFPREIVIAAMSIDKSNLSKMLLLVDALPSELIDAIGAAPGVGRPSWQQLAELVEKASPPAGAAKYAASEEVQALPSSERFKAVIDHLKPRRTARGLPDVLSTPDGDRLAQVTQSKSKLEITIDRKATPDFAAFVLEHLPALYQEHRAKHQRKQGV